The Exiguobacterium acetylicum genome includes a window with the following:
- the cydC gene encoding thiol reductant ABC exporter subunit CydC, translated as MKELLGVFRLMVHQKRDIAWSIFFGVLAGVTAVGLFAASGYLISKAALLPPIQTLAVLIALQKISSLTRAASRYAERYYSHRATFTILSDIRTSFYRRLEPLAPGIFGKYRSGDLLARIVGDVESLQNTFLRVLYPPIVLLLVFFCTIFFVSFFSWTIAGILLLGLILTGFLIPGWFAYREQRFARSVRVRRGDLSTEVTELFQGYRDLKIYQQLDQKEQDLNAVAKRYVEEEKRNGLHAVSNLALNTMATLIISWLVLGVGAYLVASGQLEGVFLALLVMTSLTVFENAAPMAILPGFFEDSRHAAKRLDEVVTEQEEPTYAPFVLDQAPSFETNALTFTFPDAPRPVLRDVTVSIPAGKKTAIVGASGSGKSTLLQLMLRMYPTDGLMIAGQGSQTVDPEGLWQHANVVLQQNHYFYGTLRDNLLLANEAATDEAMRQALDDVGLTTFELSDRVFEKGENLSGGEKQRLAIARVLLREASLYLLDEPTSSVDALTEQMILTRLFARATDATLVLVSHRLAGLEAMDQIIVMDQGQVIEVGTYAELMARQGAFYELKQVEQSVFAPIG; from the coding sequence ATGAAGGAATTACTAGGAGTCTTTCGGTTGATGGTGCATCAAAAACGCGATATTGCCTGGTCGATCTTCTTCGGTGTCCTCGCCGGTGTGACGGCAGTCGGTTTGTTCGCAGCGAGTGGTTATCTGATCTCAAAGGCAGCCTTATTGCCGCCGATCCAGACGCTCGCTGTCTTGATCGCCCTACAGAAAATCTCGAGTCTGACGCGCGCCGCCAGTCGTTATGCGGAACGTTATTATTCGCACCGGGCGACGTTTACGATTCTCAGTGACATCCGGACGTCGTTCTACCGTCGACTCGAACCACTCGCACCTGGAATCTTCGGGAAGTACCGCAGTGGTGACTTACTTGCCCGGATCGTCGGGGACGTCGAGAGTCTGCAAAACACGTTCTTACGCGTCCTCTATCCACCGATCGTGTTGTTGCTCGTCTTCTTCTGTACGATCTTTTTCGTCAGTTTCTTCTCATGGACGATTGCCGGTATTCTGTTGCTTGGTTTGATTCTGACCGGTTTCTTGATTCCGGGATGGTTCGCGTACCGCGAACAGCGCTTCGCGCGCTCGGTCCGTGTCCGACGCGGTGACTTGTCGACAGAAGTGACAGAGTTATTCCAAGGCTATCGTGATTTGAAGATTTACCAACAGCTCGACCAAAAGGAACAGGACTTGAATGCGGTCGCGAAACGGTATGTCGAGGAAGAAAAACGCAATGGCTTGCATGCTGTCTCAAACCTTGCCTTAAATACGATGGCGACACTGATCATCTCTTGGCTTGTCCTCGGTGTTGGTGCTTATCTCGTCGCAAGCGGACAACTCGAAGGTGTCTTCCTTGCCTTACTCGTCATGACATCGCTGACCGTCTTTGAGAATGCGGCACCGATGGCGATTTTACCCGGTTTCTTCGAAGATAGCCGCCATGCTGCGAAACGACTCGATGAAGTCGTGACCGAGCAAGAGGAGCCGACTTACGCTCCGTTCGTCCTCGATCAAGCACCGTCCTTCGAAACGAATGCGTTGACGTTTACGTTTCCTGATGCACCACGTCCGGTCTTACGTGACGTCACTGTTTCGATTCCGGCTGGTAAGAAGACAGCGATTGTCGGAGCTAGTGGTTCTGGGAAATCAACGTTACTTCAATTAATGTTGCGGATGTATCCGACAGACGGATTAATGATTGCTGGGCAAGGCAGTCAGACGGTTGATCCGGAAGGACTCTGGCAGCACGCGAATGTCGTCTTGCAACAGAATCATTACTTCTATGGAACGCTTCGCGATAATCTGTTGCTCGCAAACGAAGCAGCAACGGACGAAGCGATGCGGCAAGCACTCGACGATGTTGGATTAACGACGTTCGAGTTGAGTGATCGTGTGTTTGAAAAAGGAGAGAACTTATCCGGGGGAGAAAAGCAACGGCTAGCAATTGCCCGCGTGCTCTTGCGGGAAGCATCGCTTTACTTGCTGGACGAACCGACGTCCTCCGTTGATGCTTTGACAGAACAGATGATTCTTACGCGACTGTTCGCGCGAGCAACGGACGCGACACTCGTCCTCGTCAGCCACCGCTTAGCAGGTCTTGAAGCGATGGATCAAATCATCGTCATGGATCAAGGTCAAGTCATCGAAGTCGGAACGTATGCCGAATTGATGGCACGACAAGGTGCGTTTTACGAGTTAAAACAAGTCGAGCAATCGGTGTTTGCTCCGATCGGATAA
- a CDS encoding Rrf2 family transcriptional regulator, producing MQMKTGVEQSVYAMLLLTFLPERAVLSGEFISQQLGASPTYFQKLLRKLVQADLLYSVPGVKGGFRLRRSADEIQIFDVYQAIEGKQTLYASSGVFKDLMGIQEQEIGLLSNLMTEAEDAWQSTLKRESIGSIRQAIDTSCPPEHLERLHMLIKDRMMAL from the coding sequence ATGCAAATGAAAACAGGAGTCGAGCAATCCGTTTATGCGATGTTGCTCTTAACCTTCTTGCCGGAGCGCGCCGTTTTGTCCGGTGAGTTCATTAGTCAACAACTTGGTGCTTCACCGACTTACTTCCAAAAACTCTTACGAAAACTCGTTCAGGCGGATCTGTTGTATTCCGTACCAGGTGTCAAAGGGGGCTTTCGCTTACGACGTTCGGCAGACGAAATTCAAATCTTCGATGTCTACCAAGCCATTGAGGGCAAACAGACGTTGTACGCGTCAAGCGGTGTCTTTAAAGATTTGATGGGAATTCAAGAACAGGAGATCGGTCTGCTTTCAAATCTGATGACAGAGGCGGAAGACGCATGGCAGTCGACATTAAAACGTGAATCAATCGGCTCGATTCGTCAAGCCATCGATACATCCTGTCCACCAGAACATTTAGAACGGCTTCATATGTTAATCAAAGATCGGATGATGGCACTTTAA
- a CDS encoding cyclase, protein MRIEQSSIVVDQTTISYDHFQMGSKQVCFLISGASYLYDHPYFYYSRMALLARGIDVICIHYVTEDLFSMSDAESNTCMTRRVDAVVSEVLATHPYENVQFIAKSLGTIPLAALLAKPNLQQARFVFLTPVLNEVVKQIANSSQAGLLVIGTADKFYDEALLETCRTSLLTIDVIEGANHSLDQGFEVDASLAVLRHVIRQIEVSLFEPLHK, encoded by the coding sequence ATGCGCATCGAGCAATCATCCATCGTCGTCGATCAGACGACCATTTCATATGATCATTTTCAGATGGGATCAAAACAGGTCTGTTTCTTGATCTCGGGAGCATCTTACTTATATGATCACCCTTACTTTTACTACAGCCGGATGGCACTACTCGCTCGTGGCATCGATGTCATCTGTATTCACTACGTGACGGAAGATTTATTTTCGATGTCAGACGCGGAATCGAATACGTGCATGACGCGCCGGGTCGACGCTGTCGTCTCAGAAGTGCTCGCGACGCATCCATATGAAAACGTCCAGTTCATTGCGAAGTCGTTAGGAACGATTCCGCTTGCCGCGTTACTTGCTAAACCAAACTTACAGCAAGCACGCTTCGTCTTTTTAACACCTGTCCTGAATGAAGTGGTCAAGCAAATCGCCAATTCGTCGCAAGCTGGACTCCTCGTCATCGGGACAGCCGATAAGTTTTATGATGAAGCGCTACTCGAAACGTGTCGGACGTCATTACTGACGATTGATGTCATCGAAGGAGCGAATCATTCCCTCGATCAAGGATTTGAGGTCGATGCGTCACTTGCAGTTCTTAGACACGTCATTCGTCAGATCGAAGTCAGTTTATTTGAGCCGCTACATAAGTAA
- the ypfJ gene encoding KPN_02809 family neutral zinc metallopeptidase, producing the protein MKWKGRQRSSNVEDRRGMGGKGIAGIGGGVGIILLIVITLMGGNPAELLGDLTGSDQQDTAYQETAQEKEAADFVSVVLADTERVWTEEFEQDGKTYKKPKLVLYTDQVSSACGQAGKSVGPFYCPGDQKLYIDLSFYDELQTKYGAPGDFAMAYVIAHEVGHHVQTLLGKSDEIMPLREQMSEEKFNKYLVRFELQADYYAGVWAHHAQGENLLEEGDLEEALTAANAVGDDTLQEKGQGYVVPESFTHGTSAQRERWFQKGFDNGTIEGGDTFKAKNL; encoded by the coding sequence ATGAAATGGAAGGGAAGACAACGGAGTTCGAACGTTGAGGATCGACGGGGGATGGGTGGGAAAGGAATTGCCGGTATCGGTGGGGGTGTCGGGATCATCCTGTTGATCGTCATCACCTTGATGGGCGGTAATCCAGCTGAATTACTGGGAGACTTAACTGGTAGTGATCAGCAAGATACGGCGTATCAAGAAACGGCACAGGAAAAAGAAGCAGCGGATTTTGTTTCCGTCGTCCTAGCCGATACGGAACGGGTCTGGACGGAAGAGTTTGAACAAGACGGCAAGACGTATAAAAAACCGAAGCTCGTTTTATACACAGATCAAGTCAGTTCGGCTTGTGGACAAGCCGGGAAGTCGGTCGGTCCCTTTTATTGTCCCGGTGATCAGAAATTATACATCGATTTAAGCTTTTATGATGAACTGCAGACGAAGTACGGGGCACCGGGCGATTTTGCGATGGCCTATGTCATTGCACATGAAGTCGGGCATCACGTCCAAACGTTGCTTGGAAAGTCGGATGAGATCATGCCACTTCGAGAACAGATGAGTGAAGAGAAGTTCAATAAATACCTTGTTCGATTCGAGCTACAAGCAGATTATTACGCGGGTGTCTGGGCACATCACGCGCAAGGCGAAAACTTGCTCGAAGAAGGCGATCTCGAAGAAGCGTTGACGGCAGCGAATGCTGTCGGGGACGATACGTTACAAGAGAAAGGGCAAGGATATGTCGTACCGGAAAGTTTTACCCACGGCACATCGGCACAACGGGAGCGTTGGTTCCAAAAAGGTTTTGATAACGGAACGATTGAAGGCGGAGATACATTCAAGGCAAAAAATCTATAA
- a CDS encoding glycosyltransferase produces MSQEYIAVFTDHFRQIPYESLISYYPVLFYTQPGKCPASFQQIAITEIKEAETHEILLYIVDYETREDELAIANQIRATRPRSKILMVKEAIRRKGDFPYHLVQGDGMLRLFSYRPAYPNELFAEIQHIIHPEYPILKDTIAFILPIFNEEKRFNYVKDFLESLATFISEDYIHASINFFDDASSDRSKALLQEYRSIVMEATDTLFTVGYLEVHQVEQNTRKAGLFIEGMKNISSDYYVFVDADNSFRIEDIARLLTIAQEGYYDIVVGTKDLTIEDRGAVRRFMSFGKRNLTRFFLPKGVTDSQTGLKIINRRVVHRLLPYLHVESGLAIDLELMYAAKKERLRVYQQPVTCIEREGSHVNLVKDSIAFLQTMFSLYKRHRKEEVPVK; encoded by the coding sequence ATGAGTCAAGAATACATTGCTGTGTTCACTGATCATTTTCGTCAGATTCCTTACGAATCACTGATTTCCTATTATCCTGTTCTATTTTATACACAACCAGGGAAATGTCCTGCTTCTTTCCAACAAATTGCCATTACAGAAATCAAAGAAGCGGAAACGCATGAAATATTATTGTATATCGTTGATTATGAAACACGTGAAGATGAGCTAGCCATCGCCAATCAGATTCGTGCGACACGACCCCGATCAAAGATTCTGATGGTCAAGGAAGCAATTCGACGAAAAGGTGATTTTCCATATCATTTGGTCCAAGGTGATGGTATGTTGCGCCTGTTTTCCTATCGTCCGGCTTACCCAAATGAATTATTTGCTGAAATCCAGCATATTATCCATCCTGAATATCCCATTTTAAAGGATACTATAGCCTTTATATTGCCAATATTTAACGAAGAGAAACGTTTTAATTATGTAAAAGATTTTCTGGAATCGCTCGCGACCTTCATCAGCGAAGATTACATTCACGCCTCGATCAACTTCTTTGATGACGCGTCATCTGATCGATCTAAGGCACTCTTACAGGAGTACCGTTCGATCGTCATGGAAGCGACGGATACTTTATTCACCGTCGGTTATCTCGAAGTCCATCAAGTCGAACAAAATACACGGAAAGCCGGTTTATTCATCGAAGGGATGAAAAACATCTCAAGTGATTATTATGTTTTCGTCGATGCGGACAATTCGTTTCGGATCGAAGATATCGCCCGTCTGTTGACGATTGCCCAGGAAGGGTATTATGACATCGTCGTCGGAACGAAGGATTTGACGATTGAAGACCGGGGTGCCGTCCGTCGTTTCATGAGCTTCGGTAAACGCAATCTGACGCGCTTCTTTTTACCAAAAGGTGTGACCGATTCGCAGACCGGTTTAAAGATCATCAACCGACGTGTCGTTCATCGTCTGTTGCCTTATCTGCACGTCGAGAGCGGTCTCGCGATTGATTTGGAGTTGATGTATGCAGCAAAAAAAGAGCGCTTGCGGGTGTACCAACAACCCGTAACTTGTATCGAACGCGAAGGATCACACGTCAATCTCGTAAAGGATTCGATTGCGTTCTTGCAGACGATGTTTAGCTTATACAAGCGTCATCGGAAAGAAGAAGTACCGGTGAAATGA
- the cydD gene encoding thiol reductant ABC exporter subunit CydD, whose product MNPLKGIVQIPRSILIQFIIAAFLMGVAVVGQSYGIVLTVDRIFLKEQPFEAVIPLLLVVLGMLLLRVAVTYWNGRLGTTLSAHMKQALREALVAKYTSRSVEMMLQGQAGQKVSVLLDAVDEMDSYYSQYLPKVVQTTIVPLMVLIAAFSYDWITGLVMMITAPFIPLFYIIIGIMTQKRADAQLEKMTAFSGTFLDTLQGLTTLKLFGRAKRQRDVIEKSSLDFRDATLTVLKLAFLSSLMLEFISMLSMGMIALEVSLRLILFQSITFIPAFLMLVLAPEYYLALKEMGAAFHTGRGSVAAAKQIAAELTADDRPVAFGQSELATNRPPQIVLDEVGFTYQEGRFALQDIGLTIESYQKVALIGRSGAGKSTVLQLIAGLADPQEGRILLDGIERSQAEETSWFRQLSYISQHPYLYAGTLAENIAIGELRQATAEEIFEAAQAAGLEELIATLPEGIDTVIGEGGRGLSGGEKQRVALARAFLKRPNVVVFDEPTTGLDVKTERLLQQAIERLGQSATVITVAHRLHTIERSDQIVVLDGGRIVDRGTHDELLRRDSEYARMRSVQRGEETR is encoded by the coding sequence ATGAATCCATTAAAAGGAATCGTTCAGATTCCACGTAGTATTCTCATTCAATTCATCATTGCGGCTTTCCTGATGGGGGTTGCGGTCGTCGGTCAATCGTACGGCATCGTGTTGACAGTCGATCGGATTTTCCTGAAAGAGCAACCGTTTGAAGCCGTCATTCCGTTACTACTCGTCGTTCTCGGCATGCTGTTGCTCCGGGTCGCTGTGACGTATTGGAACGGTCGTCTCGGTACGACGTTATCAGCACACATGAAGCAGGCACTCCGGGAAGCACTCGTTGCGAAATATACGAGTCGCTCAGTCGAGATGATGCTACAAGGGCAAGCGGGACAAAAGGTCAGTGTTTTGCTCGACGCCGTAGACGAGATGGACAGCTACTATAGTCAGTACTTGCCGAAAGTCGTCCAGACGACGATTGTTCCGTTGATGGTCTTGATTGCGGCATTCAGTTATGACTGGATCACGGGTCTCGTCATGATGATTACGGCACCGTTCATTCCGCTGTTTTACATCATCATCGGCATCATGACGCAAAAGCGGGCCGATGCTCAACTCGAGAAGATGACAGCATTCTCGGGAACGTTCCTCGATACGTTACAAGGACTGACGACCTTGAAGTTATTTGGTCGTGCGAAACGACAACGTGACGTCATCGAAAAAAGCAGTCTTGATTTTCGAGATGCGACATTGACTGTCTTGAAGCTTGCTTTCTTGTCCTCGCTGATGCTCGAGTTCATTTCGATGCTCAGTATGGGAATGATTGCACTTGAAGTCAGTCTGCGCTTGATTTTGTTCCAAAGCATTACGTTCATCCCAGCATTCTTAATGCTTGTGTTGGCACCGGAGTATTACCTGGCACTGAAGGAGATGGGGGCTGCTTTCCATACGGGACGCGGTAGTGTCGCAGCAGCGAAGCAAATCGCAGCCGAACTGACGGCAGACGATCGCCCCGTTGCATTCGGTCAATCGGAACTTGCGACCAATCGCCCACCGCAAATCGTCTTGGATGAAGTCGGCTTTACGTATCAAGAAGGACGTTTTGCCCTGCAAGATATCGGGCTTACGATTGAGTCGTATCAAAAGGTAGCGTTGATTGGTCGCAGTGGTGCCGGTAAATCGACCGTCTTGCAGTTGATTGCCGGACTCGCAGATCCACAAGAAGGACGGATTCTGCTCGACGGGATCGAGCGCAGTCAGGCGGAGGAAACAAGTTGGTTCCGTCAGTTGAGCTACATCTCGCAACATCCGTATTTATATGCCGGAACACTCGCGGAAAACATCGCGATTGGTGAGCTTCGTCAAGCGACGGCGGAAGAGATTTTTGAAGCCGCACAGGCGGCAGGACTCGAAGAGTTGATCGCGACGTTGCCTGAAGGGATCGACACGGTCATCGGAGAAGGTGGACGTGGTCTATCAGGTGGAGAAAAGCAACGTGTTGCCTTAGCACGGGCGTTCTTAAAACGCCCGAACGTCGTCGTCTTTGATGAACCGACGACTGGACTCGATGTCAAAACGGAGCGACTGCTCCAACAAGCAATTGAGCGACTCGGACAATCGGCAACGGTCATCACTGTTGCGCACCGTTTGCATACGATCGAACGATCGGATCAAATCGTCGTTCTCGATGGCGGACGAATCGTCGACCGCGGCACACACGACGAACTGCTCCGTCGCGATTCGGAATATGCGCGGATGCGTAGCGTGCAGAGAGGGGAGGAAACACGATGA
- a CDS encoding nuclear transport factor 2 family protein — MVLNRYFDLFDASRTDAQAFEDLVSLFTTDITFVLNGQPQHGIDAWKQFVRYVFTANQDIKHMYAGWEETTPGTYATRWAVCGKRADGSVFTQDGKDIARLDGNGRIAYLENVPDDPTMFRS, encoded by the coding sequence ATGGTATTGAATCGTTATTTTGACTTATTCGACGCGTCACGCACGGACGCACAAGCTTTCGAGGATCTCGTATCTTTGTTTACGACGGATATTACGTTCGTTTTAAACGGACAACCGCAACACGGCATCGACGCCTGGAAACAATTCGTCCGTTATGTGTTCACGGCGAATCAGGATATTAAACACATGTATGCAGGCTGGGAAGAGACAACACCCGGAACGTATGCAACACGCTGGGCAGTCTGTGGTAAACGTGCCGACGGTAGTGTCTTTACGCAAGATGGAAAAGATATCGCACGTCTCGACGGAAACGGACGGATCGCCTATCTCGAAAACGTTCCGGATGATCCAACGATGTTCCGGTCATAA